The following is a genomic window from Malus sylvestris chromosome 12, drMalSylv7.2, whole genome shotgun sequence.
TACACAGAAGTGGGGGATGATTTTACTGACAATTCGTAGTAGTTTTGTTATCACTATCGCTAACAATCACAATCCGGAATCTAATGACAAAGGGTGCCTGCATCCATCGTATGTCACAGTAAAACGGTGAGTTTGAACTAtagcatcatttttttttcaaaaatgtaTTATGGGCCAAAATCAATTCTGTAGACTCTCACTACGTTCCTTCCTTTGTCTTCCATCGgtctattttcttttcaatccaCTCGATCATTTGATCTACGTCAAATAAAGGCCAAGCCTGCAGTAGGAAATACAATTACTCTGAAAATGAAAAGCAAAAAATATTAACGCTGAAACAAACATTAGCTTGGTGCTGGGAAATCTCAAACCGGCAAATAGATCTGACTTGCCATCCAGGTTATAAAATCAACTCATCTGATTCTctgctctttctctctcctctcatgATCTgatcctctctcctctcctccgATTCTCTGTCCTCTCTCCTCGAGAAGTTCTACGTACAACCTGGGTCGCTAGTGGCACTCACTTCTCAACTGCTGATGTGATATTTATCTTTACGCGTCAGTGAGAGGATGCGAATTCAATTTTTGATGAATTCGATTCTAAATTATTCTGATTGATTATAGTACTTAATTCAAATTCTCCACTTCGTAATGTAAATATTGACTTATAGTGGAACTGAatacaatttcataaataaggTAATGCACTCAATCCACACTCGATTCAATTTTTCATGTCGATAAGGACTTGCATGGAATCAGTTCCTTCATAACGTCCTAATATGATAATGCATTGTCATGTgaaccaaaaattacaaaaaataagtGGTGCAAATCTCATGAGATTGTTTGATAACAAAACATAGGTTGTTGCAAAACTCCAAACATCACTTCCCCAAAGATCAGTAAAAGGAGAGAACTTATGAAAGGTACCCCGACGCTCAAGTCAGTATTTGTATAAATATCTTTTCAAGATCTTATTAGTACATTGCTGATGTGGGTTTCAAGGCATCAAATTCCCAAAATTCCAATCTCAGTGTAAGTAATGATCATTAAATGGTGCTTCGTTGAAGGCTACATTCACTTTTTAACCAAGAGTGTAGAAAAGGAGCTGTAAAACCAAATCCTAAAATCTACTGCTCATCGTACAGCTACTTTTGTGTTGCCATTTGCAACATCTTTGCTGTCGTGCGGTTGTCCTTGTACCTTCTCATCGGCAACCTCCACGTTCGATGAAGCTGCTTTGTCGCACGACGAGCAACCGCCTTCATCAGAGGCCTCGGAACATTGGTCAGAAGACAACTCCGACCGCTGCAACTCAGACATGATTGATGGTGAGTAAGCTGACGAACAGCCAGAGTCAACGAAACTAGACATTTTCTTGTCATCTTCTCGCATTCTTTGTCCGTAAGCTTCATAGTCAAAACCACCTGAACTTCTTCCACCAAATGCAGATTCCAACTTGTCCATGTTGAAAAGATCTTCCATTACCTTCTTGCTCTGCGGGTTGTCCGAGTACACAAACTTCACCTTCTTGTGTGTTTTCTGCTCAAGAAATGGTTTTACCATCTGCAATTCAAAGAaagtttcaccagatttttcaGACGAGCATTGCTGTCAGTTTTGTTGGATTTGTGACCAAGTGGACAACAAACCAAAATACCTTTCGGctaataaaatagaataaggaAAAGGGGGACATTATTATGATGTCTAGCCCCTGATTTGTGGCTTTTACAAAGGCAAAGAATATGTGGCAATTATGGTTTTGTTCCTTTTGTTTATTATATGTTTTTGGTTATGCCTTTGGTGAAGTGAGGAGTGGCAGATGAGAGAAACCAgggagagcattcggctctcccatTTGAATATGAGATGCTCCTTCCCACCATTTGTAATAATCCCATTTTGTTAGAAATCACTCAATCAAAGATGTTGCTGCTACATGTTGTGTAGCTTTTGGGAGAGAATGATTTTGAtatgtgtttcttcttctccatttgtttctttgtgagagtgagagctattgggtgtatgtgGGATATTGGTTTTGAGagttaaaactctatttgtaatctccattttgatattagtggaatttcctcgccgtctcagaactggacgtaggcttacgccgaaccagtataaatccttgtgtcatttggattatttgtcttaTCATATTTTACCGTTGTTGcttattggtttcatatttgacgcttccgcacaacaagtTTTTACCCGAAGGACACAAGGGGAAGTATATGAGTATTTAGAATCGACGTAAACTGCTTAAACCGCAAAACTGGTGACTAACGACAGATAATTCTAACAAACCAATGGTAGCTTCTGTGAAGCCAAGAGAAGCCTTACATGCCATAAAACAGTAAGCAAGATTTTCGTTTTtaaaaaccttgtttgagttGTTTATTTTTGTAGAAGATTTATACGTTTAATTTAGAGTTTTTCACATACAAAACCTTGACAACATTAGAGTCTGCCGGCAGGTAAATCTGGTTACAGAAACTAGTTCCGTGGCCAGATTATCGTCGCCCTGGTTTTTCTCTGTAGTTTTCTATCTTTCCGTTCTTGTTCTTCGCCATCTTATAACCCCCCGTATCTACTCCCTAGTCCCAGAAAATCCATAACGAAACCCTGACCTATTATTGTCTTCATACCATATTTCTTTGCTCCATTGATTCACTTAATCATAACATTCTGGTTTCGATCATTCCCACATTGAGATCAAGAAAACGTTAATCATGAAGCTCTTGCCTACATTCCAAGtttccaacataactcaatACACTAACCCTAATATCAAATGCAATGAGTAATATCATaaaaattgaagaataattAGGTTTAgacaagaaaacaagaacaaatgcAGATAGATGCGTAATAACATACCGTCCAAAAGGACTCAAATACTTTTGGTGGATTATAGAGGATGCCAATTCCCAATCTCTCAGGGTAATGATTTTGCAGGATCTTTGCTGTTTCCCTAGTCGCCTTCAACGATATGCTTGATGTGTTCCACTGTTGAAAATCGATTAGCCACGCCATCTGTTCCTGATCTGAACTCATATTCAGAATGGCATTCTCCATGCAGTATACCAAATACATGATCTGCTTGTTTACTGCATTCGTGTTCTGACACGACGAAAGAATTTCACAATCAAGCAGAAAAAATGGTAACAACTTCTAACATTAACGTTGACGCTTTTCGTGCGATTTAACTACCTGAAAACCAGGCCTCAGGATAAGAACTGTCCTTCCAAACTTGTCATAGTAATTGGCTCTGTACATTTTTCCTGTCTCCGCTTCTTGAGCAATGTCTTCCtacataagataaaaataaaccaCTTTCAAATGGGAGTATTCCAGAAGCATAAACGACTTCATAACTCGATCGGATCATGAAGCtttgaaaaatagacggtttaGCTCTTTGAACTACAAATAACATGCAGCTTAAGGAGAGGGAACCATAATTTTTCTAAGATCCGAACGGTCTATTTTCTAAAGGAAACACTACATTCGTCTATTAATTTggatattttttgttgttggcaAGAATGGTTTATGCGtcaaagctttaaaaaataGACGGTTTAGATCTTTGAAACATACAGGCGCATTGCTTACCCATTGGATCTTCTCGGGCTTGAACTCCGACCTCCATTTTATGGTTTCTTTCAGCATCTTGCCTGCCTTCTTCGTATTCCAGTTCCGCGCTCGTAGGTACCTTGATATTGAATCTTCTGAACAAATGGCTGGCAGCCTATCCGCAATAGGACCCATCATCTTCCTCACCTCATAAATCTGAAGAGCACAAGGGCCAAATTATTTCCTATGAAAAAAGGttccaaaataaacaaaaaaatatatagaacTTTACTGCATCAAAGTTCCCATTCACTGCTACAACGAAAGGACGACTCAAATTCACCGTTAAGTCAGCTTATAATCCCATTTGGTTGATGAGTAAAGGGAGATTGCTTTCTAATGAGCAGCGAGTTAGAAGACAAATAACTTCTGATTCTTCTAGTATGACTTGTTGTGGACCAATTGAATCCGTTGCTcatcaaaagcactttcacaatgATTGCTTTTGGATCATATAAAAAATCTGCTTGTTTCTCCATTTCCAAATATACCAATTCTAGTCGAATTGGGGCTGGTGGCGTACTAAGAGATCATAAGGACAAATTCTTGCCCGTAAATTTGATTCAATTCACACCTCCTTAATTGTCTCATCATTAATCTGCAGCCATGCATAATTTCTAAGCTAAAAGTCTTTCGTACACAGCTTTACTCTTGCTTTGCAAAGAGACTGTTTTCACGACTCAAACATGTGACCTTTGGATCACAAAGGAGCAACATTTTTGTTGCACCAAGGCTTGTCCTAAACCCTACACCATTACAacgaaacaaaaagaaaatgctttacgcacatttttttctttctgcacaCCCTTGTTTATTTCTACCTCTTGATATTCCTTTAATTCTCGTTTCAGTCAAAATATCATACATAAACAGGAGTGCGAAAATCAATTCTTACTAAACAAAATCTTATAACTTCATCTATACCTTGGCCAGCTGCTCTTCATGGGACAATGCTTTATCTGTTGTGCTTTCCCGCTTTTTGAATGACATCTTTTAAAAAAATGCAatgaaactaaatttttttaacacaatcGATCACCAAAAATCAACtgcaaaattcaaaagaaaataagaaaaattatataaaattttaaagaaaaaagaaaagcaatgaGGAGGATAAATTAATCTACAATATTGTAAGTAAATCTATATATAAAttgaaacagaaaaaaaaaattaatacctGTTTTTCCATGCAAATGCAGAGCCAGAGCTTCGTAGCTCATTACAAATATCGAAACCAATATCCATTTAAAATTTCCCACATCTGAAAATTCCtatcaccctttttttttcttgtttaaattaataataatattattatttatagaATGATGGAAAAGTAACAGATTTCAGATTCGATAAATAAGGAAAGAAAAACCAATAACAATGTAACAGCATTAGCAACGGTTGTGGAAGAAATTTATTAGTGTGCTGGAAACATGGTTCCGTACCTTAAATTTCATAATACAAttaattgtaaatattttttttttcaaattttcaactaaTTATATTGTAAAACTTATGTACCAGATTGAATCGTGTTTCTGTCAAATTAAAAAATCGTTTCATGTTGTAGCTTTGAATTGGCATTCCTTACtttccaattttattttttatcaaatttttttttctgtttataTTTCTAAGGAATTATTTTGGCCTGAATTATTATAAATTGACCGGCAGGTGAGAGGAGAGGTGAGTGCGTGGACGAATTGGAGGCGACCGTTTGGGATTGATGGTGGTGGAAGGAGAGCAGAGGTTAGGACCGTCTGGCCAAGCTTTGGAGCTTTTTACGGGAACAAGTGGCCACATTTTGATAACCCAAGACTCTGTGAATGACCTCATAATTACAGAAATAACTTATACGTAAcgaaatttcaaattgaatgtCAGTTTTGCAATGTTACGTGGataagttaaaacatgtgacaGTATAGATTTGAAATATAGTTATATTCACCTAGGTTATCCATCAGCCAACTACTACTTGGTCCAAACCCAATATTGTTTGTACAGCCCGGTAGGTGTGAATTTTATGCTAAAGGCCTTGGAGTTATTAGCAGTGAGTCATTCATTtatgatttatatatttattttgatcTATAAAGTTTCGCGTAAGGGGTTTAAAAATTCTCAACAGAACTGAAAATGGTAAGTGAATGCACATAATAGGATGTGGGTTGGGCTGGAGAGCAACTTGTAGAGCATGGATATACCGGCACAATGACATCTTGTGATCTTGTGTACAAGTCCTCTGATATGGTTGGCGAAAGGTGGATCTTTGCTGTGAGTTGACGTCAGCATCGACCTCATATTTACATAAAGAACTTATATGCAACTGGAATGAAATGTCAAAATGAATATCAAACTTGGAATACAGTCAATTCACGTAGGCTATCCAGCAGCCAACTACTAATGGTCCAACAACTGACATTGTTCCCAACTGAATTGCTTGTATAGCCCAATAAACGTGTGAATTTATGCTAAAAGTCGGTGTTATTAATACTGGATCattcatttatatatttattttgatcTATCAAGTTTCCGATGTAGGGTTTAAAAATTCTCCGACACAACTGAAAATGCCAGGTGAAATCACATAATAGGATGTGGGCTATGGCTAGAGAGCAACTTGTATGGCATAGATACACCAACTAGGGATAGGCAACGGTTATGACGAGCGGGTAATCACGGTTATTTATCTATAACCGTTTATTCTCGTACCTGCATAATCGTTTACCCGTTAGGTAAttgtctaaacggttatacccatacccataaccgtttataaatggttaaccataccgataaccgtgtacccatttaaccgtaaccgtttaatactcgtttacccatttatcatttttaaacccgtttatcctttcatttttaccatttactcctttttcacccgtctatgtgtttttaacaatttgaaaattaaaaaagaaaaatttgtcataattttctattaaacaccgttatagggtgcattcatcatacatttccgtattttaactttttaggtcattataccattccaataattgaaataatattttacagatgatatttttaattgttagcaatgaaggtaatataaaatttaaagtgGTTAAGGAAAGTTATGTTATATTAGCTATAGAAATCATGCATTGtagtcaatagcattgatcTAAGTTCTGTCCGATAGAGAACATGGTTTgagttaattttacatatataaaataaatgggtaaatggttacccgtttataaccgtagttaatacccataaccgtccatttaaatttcccaggtaaacggttatacccataaccgtaaccatgaaatttaaatggacgggtaaccgcggttacctaTAAccgatgggtatttgcccatccctatcaCCAACACACCAACACCCCGTGCCATACAAGTACTCTCCTGTGGCTGGCGAAAGGTGGGTCGCCGTCGTGAGCTGACCTGAGTGTTGATGGCGATGGTGTTGGACGGTTGTCTGGTGGGTGGATAGGGGGCCTAGGGGCAGTTATGGGGTATTTTGCTACTACAATACATGAACCCAGAATAAGCTAATTCTTGTTTTGTTGCAAGAGACGGATATGATCGATAAAATACTGATTACAAAGAAGTTTGTCAATTAGTGGtgctaaaccctaaaccctaaacccgaaACCGAAACCCTGCATCCAGGCTAGCTGCTAAACTCTAGTTGATCATATGGCTTCTAATCAACCAAGCAAATAAATCACAAATTCTCATTACTTGTACGCATAGATACTAACCCGGAGCTAAATTAAACTATTTTGGAACGGGAGTCTGGGCTAACTGTTGAAGCTGATGAACAATGTGTGACATCCTCGGGCGCATTGATGGGACATGCTGTGTACAAGCATAAACGAGGTCCACCACCTTTTGAATCACACCAGCCTCCGGAATCCCAGAAGAAGAAGCGGTTATATGAGGATCCAGGAGGTCCGGGTAGCGATGAGCCTGAACCAGAGGTGTTGCCCACTCAAAAATGCTCTGCCAACCCACAGAATCAACGGCCTGTGCAGGTCTACGTCCACTGACAATTTCAAGCAGCAGCACACCAAAACTATAAACATCACTCTTTGTCGTAAGTTCATTTCTGTAGACAAATTCTGGAGCAAGGTATCCGTATGTGCCACCAGCCATCACGGTCCTCTCATGGATCACTTCATATGGGACAAACTTTGACAGACCAACCCCCATTAGATGTGCTCCGAAATCTTCATCAAGCAGTACATTACTGGCACGGATATCACGATGCACGACATGTGGCTTCACCTTGTCATGCAAGAACCTGTTTTGACATATGAACAGGTGAACCACCAGTTAAACATGATTCATTCTGCAACATTCAAATCCTTCGCATTGCAGTCGAAGGTAGAAAGATGAAATAAGGGTCGACACTTTTCACCGAAACAAGAAACAGAAATGAAGATTGACAATGATGGCATGACCACCAACACTAAAGGCCAACAATTGAGCAAGCAAGGGAAAGCTATATCATAAATAAATGCATGGAAAACGTCCAAGCTAAGACTAATGTACGATACTGATAGCAGTCATGGGAAAGCCATATCAGAAACCATGATAGTGAGATCTCGGAGACATGATAACTATCATGATCATAAGAATGCCGTGAAATAGATGCAAACAGAGAAAAGATCTAAGTGAACAACCAGTCTCAGATTTTAGATCTTTGTTTGACCTAAGACTAAAACGAAAAGTGATGTTTAACTTACGCAATTCCTTGAGCAAGAGTTGTGGCAATTTTCATTCTCACGGCCCAATCTAAGCTCCGACCACCCCTAGGTATGTGGTGCAGCCATTTATCCAAAGGTCCATTAACTATGAACTCATAAACTATGTAGCGATCACCATGATCATAACAGCAGCCTTTCACAGCCACCAAATTTGGGTGGTGAAGCCTTGAAACCCTTCCAATTTCAGAGTAGAACTCCTTTTTCCTTTGAAAACTAGATCTCTTCAACCTCTTAACAGCAACCCTTGAGCCATCAGGAAGAAGTCCACTATACGTGCCTCCTGTCTTGGCATCTCCCAGAAGACGGTTTCCTTCACTAAAGTTCTTTGTAATTGACCTTAGTTCCTCTTTCATGAAGACTTTCCATGACGGAGGGACTAATGCAGTTTCTGCTGGATTAGATAGTTTGCGGGAACGTCTGCGCTTCTTGCTCCGCTTGTATGCAAGAAGCCAAATGACTACAGCTAATGTTGTGAAGAGAATCAACCCACTTACTACTCCAAGGATAATAAGATATTCTCTGTGGCAATGCATGTGGTAACATCTGTTCCCTGAAAGAAACAGGAGCAAAATTAAATTAGCTGGACAGAAAATGCAAGATTGGAGTTCGTAATGACTTGTATTTGACCAAAGATTACAATATATACCTAAATCAACCATGCATATAAAATCACGAGACGTATTGCATCTTTCAGCCGAGAGAGATGTGGATCTATTAGTCACCAATATGCATACATCGACAGAACTATTGGTGTGGCAAGAGATGTTACTGCAAATGGATTGAAGAGGTTCCCCAGGAAAGAAAGACCAATTCCAATACGAAGTATTATCAAACCATTTCCAACCAAGACCAATGGTAGAGTTGACACCTCTTCCTCCAACCCAGCAGCCACTGGTTTCAGCACACAGATTTCGAGCAAACGTAAGTTCTTGAGATGTTTTGAATGCTGCTAAGTTGCCATTATAACTTTTACAATGGGTTTCTGACTCGTTCCATGGTTGGGGGCTTCTCATATAACCAAAGCACTTCCTCCTATTAGGTCCAAGAATCCAACCAGTAGGGCATGGTTCTGTTTCCAAAAGATTAAAACTATTGAACATCATAGCTTGCTTATAAAGCAATATAGATTATAAAGCGATATAGACTATAAtgcaatcaaaattaacaagaacACCCTTCCGCATTTGACACAACGGAACATTATCAACATGCTCTTTACCAGCATACTGTCGAATAGAATGCACACTAATGCAGCTTATAAGCGAACAACATATTCAACACCTTTAATTTCAGTGGTATAACAGTACACTGATGATTTTAGGAGCATTAAGATTATTTGTTTCTAGAGACAAATTACATGCATCTTCTTGTGCCTTGCATAGCTCGGCTCATTTTTTTCCATCATATGTAACCAATCAATCAAGAATAGCATATTTTATGCATCTCAGACCTCAGCAGTCACAGTTCCAATTGTTCTACATACGTAACAAAAAATTGAATGCCTTGTTATAACTCTTAAACTCCATCACCTAAATGCATCGTCAGAGGTTCGAGAGAAGCATTTTTACTTTCAACGGTGAAAAAAGTGTtgtaaaatttaataataattttattatattaaatttattaattgaatggaaattagaaaTGGAGCTTTTTGGTAGAAAGATGTTTCTACTCATATGAAGAGTTGCAACCTTTGACTCTTCATGAATAGTCACATGCTTTCCAAAGAGGTATCTCACATTGTATAAATAGGGAAGCCCCTTATAATCACAAAATAACTTTTCATTGTTTTACATAATCATAAATATAGTGCACTAAATATTAGAGTCTCATTGAGTTCATATgagagttttcaacacaatcgtgattcatggagccttgtgatttggagtgctactattacaaggacGGGGTC
Proteins encoded in this region:
- the LOC126593480 gene encoding uncharacterized protein LOC126593480 isoform X1; this translates as MEKQMSFKKRESTTDKALSHEEQLAKIYEVRKMMGPIADRLPAICSEDSISRYLRARNWNTKKAGKMLKETIKWRSEFKPEKIQWEDIAQEAETGKMYRANYYDKFGRTVLILRPGFQNTNAVNKQIMYLVYCMENAILNMSSDQEQMAWLIDFQQWNTSSISLKATRETAKILQNHYPERLGIGILYNPPKVFESFWTMVKPFLEQKTHKKVKFVYSDNPQSKKVMEDLFNMDKLESAFGGRSSGGFDYEAYGQRMREDDKKMSSFVDSGCSSAYSPSIMSELQRSELSSDQCSEASDEGGCSSCDKAASSNVEVADEKVQGQPHDSKDVANGNTKVAVR
- the LOC126593480 gene encoding uncharacterized protein LOC126593480 isoform X2, yielding MSFKKRESTTDKALSHEEQLAKIYEVRKMMGPIADRLPAICSEDSISRYLRARNWNTKKAGKMLKETIKWRSEFKPEKIQWEDIAQEAETGKMYRANYYDKFGRTVLILRPGFQNTNAVNKQIMYLVYCMENAILNMSSDQEQMAWLIDFQQWNTSSISLKATRETAKILQNHYPERLGIGILYNPPKVFESFWTMVKPFLEQKTHKKVKFVYSDNPQSKKVMEDLFNMDKLESAFGGRSSGGFDYEAYGQRMREDDKKMSSFVDSGCSSAYSPSIMSELQRSELSSDQCSEASDEGGCSSCDKAASSNVEVADEKVQGQPHDSKDVANGNTKVAVR
- the LOC126593481 gene encoding C-type lectin receptor-like tyrosine-protein kinase At1g52310; the encoded protein is MGLMEGNPIAVQLVAPLIVCILLGACDSHRVYKESIRRHLVASGTEESKEPCPTGWILGPNRRKCFGYMRSPQPWNESETHCKSYNGNLAAFKTSQELTFARNLCAETSGCWVGGRGVNSTIGLGWKWFDNTSYWNWSFFPGEPLQSICSNISCHTNSSVDVCILVTNRSTSLSAERCNTSRDFICMVDLGNRCYHMHCHREYLIILGVVSGLILFTTLAVVIWLLAYKRSKKRRRSRKLSNPAETALVPPSWKVFMKEELRSITKNFSEGNRLLGDAKTGGTYSGLLPDGSRVAVKRLKRSSFQRKKEFYSEIGRVSRLHHPNLVAVKGCCYDHGDRYIVYEFIVNGPLDKWLHHIPRGGRSLDWAVRMKIATTLAQGIAFLHDKVKPHVVHRDIRASNVLLDEDFGAHLMGVGLSKFVPYEVIHERTVMAGGTYGYLAPEFVYRNELTTKSDVYSFGVLLLEIVSGRRPAQAVDSVGWQSIFEWATPLVQAHRYPDLLDPHITASSSGIPEAGVIQKVVDLVYACTQHVPSMRPRMSHIVHQLQQLAQTPVPK